GAAGAAATTGAAAAAGCGATGAAGGGAATGCTTGATCCTGAGTTTAAGGAAGTTTACTTTGGAAGAATTGAAGTTAAGCAAGTATTTAAGGTATCAAATGTTGGAAATGTCGCTGGAGCCGCTGTTGTTGACGGAAAAGTTACAAAAGACTCTAAAATCCGTGTAATTCGTGATGGAATTATTATTTTTGACGGGGAATTAGGTTCGCTGAAACGGTTTAAAGATGATGTAAAAGAAGTTGTAATGGGACAGGAATGTGGAATTGGTATCCAGGACTTTAATGATATTAAGGCTGGGGATATTATTGAATCATACATTATGGAAGAAATCCCAAGATAACGAAAAGGTGATAATTTTATGAATGATAGAAGAAAAAAAGGACTGGAAAAGGAAATTTCAAGAATTGTTGGAATGACGCTTTTGACAGAAATAAAAAATGAAAAAATAAGAAATCTTGTTACAATTCACAAGGTAGAGCTTACAAAGGATGGAAGATATCTTGATTTGACATTTTCAATACTTGATTTGAATGATAATGTGAATAAAGAAAAAATCGCTGAAGATTTGAACAAGTTAAAGGGATTTTTTAGAAAAAAAATTGGGTCGCAATTAACAGTCAGATTTGTTCCAGAAGTGAGAATTCATTTGGATGACAGTGTTGAATATGGTGTGAAGATAGCTTCAATATTAAGTGAAATAAAAAAAGAAAATAGTGATACTGAATAGAACGAAGATGCAAAATGGCTTTAAAATGAGGATTTCTAAAAAGTAATTGAATAGATATGTTCAATAGCATAAGTTTTTTATCTATACAATGGGATTATTTGTTTTATTAAATTCTGAACTTGTATAGAATTCATTATTGAATATAAAAAATTCTGATTTTAAGGTGTTTGACTATACAAAAAAAGGAAGCGATTAATCTTGTAATGAAATGGGAATTAAAAAGCTATGATAAAAATTATTTGGTATCAAAAAGTTCTGAATTTGGTGAGAGCAAATTAATTTCAAGGCTCCTTTTAAATCGGGGAATTAACACGAAGGAAAAAGTGCAGAAATTTTTAAATTCAGATAAAAAGGACATTCATAACCCATTTTTGTTTGAAGATATGGAAAATGCCGTTAAGAGAATCCAAAAAGCAGGGAAAAATAAAGAGAAAATTATAATTTATGGGGACTATGACGTTGATGGAATTTCTGGGGTGGCATATTTGGTAATAATGCTAAGAAGACTGGGGCTGAATGTGGATTATTACATTCCGAATCGGGTTCATAAGGGAACTGGGATAAATAAGCATGTTCTGGCATTTTTGAAAAAATGGGATGCAAAATTGTTTATAACGGTTGATACGTCTATAAATAATCTTGAGGAAATGATGCTTCTGAAAGATAGAGGAATTGATATAATTATAACGGATCATCACAGAAAAACAGGCATTTCTGAAAATGAGGAAAAAAATCTTGGAGTTCTTACGATAAATCCAAAAAGCAGTAAAAATTATCCAAATAAATTTTTATCTGGCTCCGGAGTAGCATTTAAACTTGCAGATGCGGTTTATGAAGCTTATGGTGCGAATAAAAAGATATTGTATGATTATCTGGATATTATAATGATTGGG
The DNA window shown above is from Leptotrichia wadei and carries:
- the rbfA gene encoding 30S ribosome-binding factor RbfA, which gives rise to MNDRRKKGLEKEISRIVGMTLLTEIKNEKIRNLVTIHKVELTKDGRYLDLTFSILDLNDNVNKEKIAEDLNKLKGFFRKKIGSQLTVRFVPEVRIHLDDSVEYGVKIASILSEIKKENSDTE